A genomic region of Gemmata massiliana contains the following coding sequences:
- the larE gene encoding ATP-dependent sacrificial sulfur transferase LarE, translated as MGTAVQTLDLNAELVAKRDRLLTVLREFAGVAVAFSGGIDSTVVAKAAFLALGTRAVAVTADSASVARSELADARELAKLIGIRHVVVRTDEFRNPAYTKNDGTRCYHCKTELYTTVESLLPELEVPVMVSGANLDDLGDYRPGLIAAAEHFVRHPLQEAGFTKADVRALAKHWELPTWDKPAAPCLSSRMAPGVAVTPERTKRVEDAEAYLRSLGLRECRVRYHEGDLARVEVPLSELTRLVSEPVRTELTRSFRTLGFKFVTLDLEGFRSGSLNELVPLELKVKFRTEE; from the coding sequence ATGGGGACAGCAGTTCAAACACTTGACCTGAACGCGGAACTCGTAGCAAAGCGCGATCGCTTGTTAACCGTTCTGCGAGAGTTCGCGGGTGTCGCGGTCGCGTTCAGTGGGGGCATTGATAGCACCGTTGTCGCAAAGGCCGCGTTCCTGGCGCTCGGCACTCGTGCCGTTGCGGTAACCGCCGACAGCGCGAGTGTCGCCCGCTCCGAGCTCGCCGACGCGCGCGAACTCGCGAAACTCATCGGGATTCGTCACGTCGTCGTGCGCACGGACGAGTTCCGCAACCCGGCGTACACGAAGAACGACGGAACCCGCTGTTACCACTGCAAAACGGAACTGTACACCACGGTCGAATCACTGCTGCCGGAACTCGAAGTGCCCGTTATGGTGAGCGGCGCGAACCTCGACGACCTCGGCGATTACCGACCGGGATTGATTGCGGCGGCCGAACACTTCGTGCGCCACCCGCTGCAAGAGGCCGGGTTTACCAAGGCCGACGTCCGTGCCCTCGCGAAGCACTGGGAACTCCCTACCTGGGATAAACCTGCGGCGCCGTGTTTGTCGAGCCGCATGGCGCCGGGCGTCGCGGTCACGCCGGAACGCACGAAGCGAGTCGAGGACGCGGAAGCGTACTTGCGCTCGCTCGGGTTGCGTGAGTGCCGCGTGCGGTATCACGAGGGCGACCTCGCGCGCGTTGAAGTGCCACTGAGCGAATTGACGCGACTAGTGTCCGAACCCGTGCGAACGGAACTCACACGGTCGTTCCGCACGCTGGGCTTCAAGTTCGTCACACTCGACCTCGAAGGCTTCCGGAGTGGAAGCCTCAACGAACTGGTGCCACTAGAACTCAAAGTGAAATTCCGCACAGAAGAGTAG
- the lpxK gene encoding tetraacyldisaccharide 4'-kinase, with amino-acid sequence MFARAGLRVASWPYGLAMRARNRAFDRGWNRTHTAAVPVVSVGNLTLGGTGKTPCVEWVARFFRERDQQVTILSRGYGAETGRNDEAMVLEENLPDVPHLQDSDRVRLAETAVEELEAELLVLDDGFQHRRLHRDLDIVLIDTTHPPMRDYQFPRGTLREPASGLRRAGAILLTRCDQIPEAEVEAIRAWVTRRFPQVPIATTEHRPTELVGYNEANEEVHELVESLGGKTVGGFCGIGNPVAFRHTLESLGACTTDFRTFPDHHAYTREDVDDLNHWAARLPSDAVIVTTQKDWVKLRIPTLGGRPLRAVRIGLHFRDGEAAFAEVLERVTPTA; translated from the coding sequence ATGTTCGCGCGCGCCGGGCTCAGAGTCGCGAGTTGGCCCTACGGTCTCGCGATGCGCGCGCGGAACCGGGCGTTTGATCGCGGCTGGAATCGCACACACACCGCCGCGGTGCCGGTCGTGAGCGTCGGGAATCTCACACTCGGCGGCACCGGTAAGACGCCGTGCGTGGAATGGGTCGCTCGTTTTTTTCGCGAACGCGACCAACAAGTCACAATCCTCAGTCGCGGATATGGGGCCGAAACCGGGCGCAACGACGAAGCAATGGTTCTGGAAGAGAACTTACCAGACGTACCGCACCTACAAGACAGCGATCGGGTTAGGCTCGCAGAAACCGCGGTGGAGGAACTCGAAGCGGAACTGCTCGTGCTCGACGACGGGTTCCAGCACCGGCGGCTGCACCGCGACCTTGATATCGTGCTGATCGACACGACGCACCCGCCGATGCGCGACTACCAGTTCCCGCGCGGTACGCTGCGCGAGCCGGCAAGCGGACTGCGTCGGGCAGGGGCGATTTTGCTCACGCGCTGTGACCAAATACCCGAAGCCGAAGTCGAGGCGATTCGCGCGTGGGTCACGCGACGCTTCCCACAAGTGCCGATCGCAACAACTGAGCACCGACCGACGGAACTGGTGGGCTACAACGAGGCAAATGAAGAAGTACACGAACTGGTGGAGTCGCTTGGTGGCAAGACTGTAGGCGGGTTCTGCGGGATCGGGAACCCGGTCGCGTTTCGGCACACTCTCGAATCGCTGGGAGCGTGTACCACGGATTTTCGCACCTTCCCCGACCATCACGCTTACACGCGGGAAGATGTGGACGATCTCAACCACTGGGCGGCACGTTTGCCCTCCGATGCGGTCATCGTGACAACGCAGAAAGATTGGGTGAAGCTCCGAATACCCACACTTGGTGGGCGCCCGCTACGGGCCGTGCGGATTGGGCTCCACTTCCGTGACGGAGAAGCAGCTTTCGCGGAAGTGCTGGAGCGGGTCACACCAACCGCGTAG
- a CDS encoding lipopolysaccharide kinase InaA family protein, producing MSSWWRRIRRGVRLIRRQADWERFAGEDWPDRVMQVPLTDREYQKQGRSIGRKVFTEGRDKLSVYLKRHYRLPWLQGVLATLMPGRAWSPGLQEWQRLCWAKEHGFPVPRPVAAGQFVGPWGKLQGFLAVEELHGMLPLHEAVPRAARTLDARSFARWKCGLTAELARLARELHLRKVFHKDLYFCHFYIPEALTRTVPSDWTNRAVMIDLHRLSRHPVTAVWWQVKDVAQLLFSSDVEGVTARDRVRFWKLYRRNWPGGKCPGEWLRPLVKWKWNLYRRHNEKKPSAVPYDRQRSAA from the coding sequence GTGTCGTCGTGGTGGCGCCGCATTCGGCGCGGCGTGCGACTGATTCGGCGCCAAGCCGATTGGGAGCGGTTCGCGGGCGAAGATTGGCCGGACCGCGTCATGCAGGTGCCGCTCACCGACCGCGAGTACCAGAAACAGGGCCGGTCGATCGGGCGCAAGGTCTTCACCGAGGGCCGCGACAAGCTCAGCGTGTACCTCAAGCGCCACTACCGGCTACCGTGGCTCCAGGGCGTTCTGGCCACGCTGATGCCCGGGCGCGCGTGGTCCCCGGGGCTCCAAGAGTGGCAGCGCCTGTGCTGGGCGAAGGAGCACGGGTTCCCGGTTCCGCGCCCGGTCGCCGCGGGGCAGTTTGTCGGACCATGGGGCAAGTTGCAGGGGTTCCTCGCGGTCGAAGAACTGCACGGGATGCTCCCGCTGCACGAGGCTGTTCCGCGTGCGGCCAGGACACTCGATGCGCGATCCTTCGCGCGATGGAAGTGCGGCTTAACGGCCGAGCTCGCGCGCTTGGCGCGCGAGCTCCATCTGCGCAAGGTGTTTCACAAAGACCTCTACTTCTGCCACTTCTACATCCCGGAAGCGCTCACGCGAACGGTGCCCTCCGACTGGACGAACCGTGCCGTGATGATCGACCTGCACCGGCTCTCGCGGCACCCGGTTACGGCCGTCTGGTGGCAGGTGAAGGACGTGGCCCAACTGCTGTTTTCCTCGGACGTTGAGGGCGTGACCGCGCGCGACCGCGTGCGGTTCTGGAAGCTCTATCGGCGCAACTGGCCCGGCGGGAAGTGCCCGGGCGAGTGGCTGCGCCCGCTCGTGAAGTGGAAGTGGAACCTGTACCGCCGGCACAACGAAAAGAAGCCGTCGGCCGTGCCCTACGATCGGCAACGGAGCGCCGCTTAG
- a CDS encoding Gfo/Idh/MocA family protein translates to MAKYRVAVIGRTGKGAYGHGLDTVWLKCDKAEIVAVADENEAGRAAAAKRLNTKSAYADFRQMLEKEKPQIVSVADRWPDCHRDMVLACAELGASIFLEKPVAQTLQQADEMVVACDRHHVKCAVAHQTAYSPRVKVVKDLIGEGKIGSILELRGHGKEDKRGGGEDLMVLGTHTFDLMRHLAGDAKWCFARIQQTGRKAVSGDVRQGGEQIGPILGDHITATYGFAGITNGNFVTHVAKDGASTRYWLEVRGTKGTIHLGFGVLPTAFLCEDPSGMFGKNKATWVEITSAGLGKPEPLNAKELDNGNILIANDLIEAIEKDRAPLDSLSDGRAALEMVMAVYESHRLERPVDLPLKNRKHPLTVM, encoded by the coding sequence ATGGCAAAGTATCGTGTCGCGGTGATCGGTCGGACCGGTAAAGGAGCCTACGGCCACGGCCTCGATACCGTTTGGCTGAAGTGCGACAAAGCGGAAATTGTCGCGGTTGCGGACGAGAACGAAGCCGGGCGCGCGGCCGCAGCCAAGCGCCTGAACACGAAAAGTGCCTACGCCGACTTCCGCCAGATGCTCGAAAAGGAAAAGCCACAAATCGTGAGCGTTGCCGACCGTTGGCCGGACTGCCATCGCGACATGGTACTCGCGTGCGCCGAACTCGGTGCAAGCATCTTCCTGGAAAAGCCCGTCGCCCAAACACTTCAACAGGCCGATGAAATGGTCGTGGCGTGCGACAGGCACCACGTCAAATGCGCGGTAGCCCATCAGACCGCCTACAGCCCGCGTGTCAAGGTGGTGAAAGACCTAATTGGCGAGGGGAAAATTGGCTCGATCCTGGAATTACGGGGACACGGTAAGGAGGACAAACGCGGCGGGGGCGAAGATCTGATGGTCCTCGGTACGCACACATTCGATCTGATGCGTCACCTCGCGGGCGATGCGAAGTGGTGTTTCGCCCGCATTCAGCAGACTGGGCGCAAAGCCGTATCTGGTGACGTGCGACAGGGCGGCGAACAAATCGGCCCGATTCTGGGTGACCACATCACTGCCACCTACGGTTTTGCGGGTATCACTAACGGCAACTTCGTGACGCACGTAGCAAAAGACGGCGCGAGCACCCGATACTGGCTCGAAGTAAGGGGTACGAAAGGGACGATTCACCTGGGTTTTGGCGTCCTTCCGACTGCGTTTCTGTGCGAGGACCCGAGCGGCATGTTCGGCAAAAACAAAGCCACATGGGTCGAGATTACATCGGCCGGTCTCGGCAAACCCGAGCCACTAAACGCGAAGGAACTCGACAACGGCAACATCCTGATCGCAAACGACTTGATCGAAGCCATCGAAAAGGATCGTGCCCCACTCGACAGCCTGAGTGACGGCCGCGCCGCGCTGGAAATGGTTATGGCCGTGTACGAATCCCATCGCTTGGAGAGGCCGGTCGATCTGCCGCTGAAGAACCGCAAGCACCCGCTCACCGTGATGTGA
- a CDS encoding zinc ribbon domain-containing protein, which yields MPITLGCPSCGKRFRARDESAGKRVKCPYCQAAVPVPTPEESASAGAPTAPLPPVAPPPSRSAPPLRPAPVAPPEDWGAVPAAAVPTAPVPTAPARAFSSSHPPAPSPEPEPDQEPEPKPLPTRDRGAKPRPKPAKPEPKPSTTRAEKTPDQVLAKKWAAVRRGLFWVQFALLFVALLGFVGFGKAVYTRAVGELPKGEGWVQIDGYINSGGPDAIPLSKTEEINILAYGVPVFMAGFLLTIGRLVSSGGPRNSGSRGLFALSGLLALVSFVSLLGYAVCEKASFAEEAKYARTAFLLCTPLAEFWFLTALTASGLALKRPGVARAVGFLGFLCALIPVLVLFGLDQYKIHLQPQIQPVEDRLMYEQAALLIGWLILVGAYWRAVRGVRVAARDFIRTVEDAA from the coding sequence ATGCCGATTACGTTGGGTTGCCCGTCGTGCGGGAAACGGTTCCGGGCGCGGGACGAATCCGCTGGAAAGCGGGTAAAGTGCCCGTACTGTCAGGCGGCGGTGCCGGTACCCACGCCCGAAGAATCGGCTTCGGCTGGTGCCCCGACCGCTCCGCTCCCACCCGTCGCCCCACCGCCGTCGCGCTCCGCGCCCCCGCTGCGCCCGGCCCCGGTTGCACCGCCCGAAGATTGGGGCGCGGTTCCGGCCGCGGCGGTACCGACCGCTCCCGTTCCGACCGCACCGGCGCGGGCATTCAGTTCGTCCCATCCTCCCGCTCCGTCCCCGGAGCCGGAACCGGATCAGGAACCCGAACCGAAACCGCTCCCGACCCGTGATCGTGGAGCCAAACCGCGCCCCAAACCCGCGAAACCTGAGCCGAAGCCGAGTACGACGCGCGCGGAGAAGACACCCGATCAAGTGCTCGCGAAGAAGTGGGCGGCCGTTCGGCGCGGATTGTTCTGGGTGCAATTCGCGCTACTTTTCGTCGCACTGCTCGGATTCGTCGGGTTCGGCAAAGCGGTTTACACTCGCGCTGTGGGCGAGTTGCCGAAGGGCGAGGGGTGGGTCCAGATTGACGGGTACATCAACTCCGGCGGGCCGGACGCGATCCCGCTCTCGAAGACTGAGGAAATCAACATATTGGCGTATGGAGTGCCGGTTTTCATGGCCGGCTTCCTGTTGACCATTGGCCGGCTCGTTAGCAGCGGTGGCCCGCGGAACAGCGGCTCGCGCGGGTTGTTTGCCTTAAGCGGGTTGCTTGCACTAGTGTCGTTCGTCTCACTTCTCGGTTACGCCGTGTGCGAGAAGGCATCGTTTGCTGAGGAAGCGAAGTACGCGCGGACGGCGTTCCTGCTTTGCACGCCGCTCGCGGAGTTTTGGTTCCTCACGGCTCTGACGGCAAGCGGATTGGCACTGAAACGGCCGGGGGTCGCTCGTGCGGTCGGGTTCCTGGGCTTCCTCTGTGCTCTGATCCCCGTGTTGGTGCTATTCGGGTTGGACCAATACAAGATCCACCTGCAACCTCAAATACAGCCGGTCGAAGACCGGTTAATGTATGAGCAGGCCGCACTGCTAATCGGTTGGCTGATTCTGGTGGGCGCGTACTGGCGAGCGGTTCGTGGGGTCCGGGTGGCGGCCCGTGACTTTATACGCACCGTCGAGGACGCTGCGTAA
- a CDS encoding HEAT repeat domain-containing protein: MFATAVRVVSACALVVLAGSKVSADGKDPVYEGKKFSEWASIAQTGQSVRQRSLAIDALGKIWIMERRTGAIEYVTTVLRSDKSAAVRAQSAIVIAGLREEDMKQYGAPALIDVLKTEKESKVRKEIIAAMVKFPVVCAAGVESLTPALKDPEPAVRVAAAEALALAGAMAKSAAPELIPLLKDTTKSVRIAAVYALGRVTPEAGTTIAETMAVMLGAEKDLDIRRELLVSIGLLAEKSDPIVKALTVALTDAEDEVRRGAARTLGTFGAAAAPAVEDLFKLATTDKTKDIRVDAIRAFGSALGPTGVKARLKELRPLLDPSKQPDFEVRLALVEEIAALGYDQLGVDLMSPDKGVKAEALETIVALRLRLADPQVKVREAAGIAIRKIEKKPEPKKDPEKKQ, encoded by the coding sequence ATGTTCGCTACCGCCGTGCGGGTCGTTAGTGCGTGTGCGCTCGTCGTACTGGCGGGTAGCAAGGTAAGTGCGGATGGCAAAGACCCGGTTTACGAGGGCAAGAAGTTCAGCGAGTGGGCGAGCATCGCCCAAACCGGGCAGTCCGTTCGGCAGCGCTCGTTGGCGATCGATGCGTTGGGCAAAATCTGGATCATGGAACGCCGGACGGGCGCGATCGAGTACGTTACCACGGTGCTCCGGAGCGACAAGAGTGCGGCCGTTCGCGCCCAATCTGCGATCGTGATTGCGGGCCTCCGCGAAGAGGACATGAAACAGTACGGTGCCCCGGCGCTGATCGACGTACTCAAAACAGAGAAGGAATCGAAGGTCCGCAAAGAAATCATCGCGGCGATGGTCAAATTCCCTGTCGTGTGCGCGGCCGGGGTCGAATCTCTGACGCCCGCACTCAAAGATCCCGAGCCGGCTGTTCGAGTTGCCGCCGCAGAAGCTCTTGCACTCGCCGGGGCGATGGCGAAGTCTGCCGCTCCAGAACTAATCCCGCTGCTTAAAGACACCACCAAGTCGGTTCGTATCGCCGCGGTCTATGCCCTCGGGCGCGTCACTCCCGAAGCGGGGACGACCATTGCCGAGACGATGGCCGTGATGCTCGGTGCGGAAAAAGATCTCGACATCCGGCGCGAACTACTCGTTTCAATTGGGTTGCTCGCGGAGAAGTCCGACCCGATCGTCAAAGCATTAACGGTCGCCCTTACTGACGCCGAAGACGAGGTGCGCCGAGGAGCCGCACGAACCCTTGGGACCTTCGGAGCGGCCGCGGCACCGGCCGTGGAGGATTTGTTCAAACTAGCGACGACTGACAAAACGAAGGACATCCGCGTGGACGCAATCCGGGCGTTCGGGTCGGCCCTCGGGCCGACGGGAGTGAAGGCCCGACTCAAGGAGTTGCGCCCGCTACTTGATCCCTCCAAACAACCCGATTTTGAGGTACGGCTCGCACTCGTTGAGGAGATCGCCGCATTGGGGTACGATCAACTTGGCGTTGATCTTATGTCGCCCGACAAGGGAGTGAAAGCTGAGGCGCTGGAGACGATTGTTGCGCTGCGGTTGCGCCTCGCGGACCCACAAGTGAAGGTTCGTGAAGCGGCCGGGATTGCGATTCGGAAGATCGAGAAGAAACCGGAGCCGAAGAAAGACCCCGAAAAGAAACAGTAG
- the waaF gene encoding lipopolysaccharide heptosyltransferase II, whose product MHRIALFLPNWIGDVVMATPAIRAVRAAFPAAELVAVCKPYVADVIAGAPWFGRTILADKRGPRSQRLFGVAHQLREAHVDAALLFPNSFRTALTAYLGGCKRIVGFARYARGRMLTDKLYAKTDDRGRFVPSPAIDDYNRLAATLGATPDHRMELFTTPSDDANAETVWQQFGLARYARVVALNPGAAFGAAKHWGEDHFAELARALTSRFGCGALVLCGPGEREMARKIAEESRSPHVFALSDAALSLGLTKAIVKRADLLVTTDSGPRHFAAAFNRPVVSLFGPTHIEWTETYFTKEIYLQKKLACGPCQQRVCPLGHHRCMRELAPTEVFRAAEQLLTRVPLAMREVPRAA is encoded by the coding sequence ATGCACCGAATCGCGCTCTTTCTCCCGAACTGGATCGGCGACGTGGTGATGGCCACGCCCGCGATCCGCGCCGTGCGCGCGGCGTTCCCCGCGGCCGAACTGGTGGCCGTCTGCAAGCCCTACGTGGCCGACGTCATCGCGGGCGCGCCGTGGTTCGGTCGCACGATCCTCGCGGACAAGCGCGGCCCGCGTTCGCAGCGCCTGTTCGGTGTCGCACACCAACTGCGCGAAGCACACGTTGATGCCGCCCTGCTCTTCCCCAACTCGTTCCGCACCGCACTCACCGCTTACCTGGGTGGGTGCAAGCGCATCGTCGGGTTCGCGCGGTACGCACGCGGGCGAATGCTGACCGACAAGCTCTACGCCAAGACCGATGATCGCGGCCGGTTCGTACCGTCGCCCGCGATCGACGACTACAACCGGCTCGCGGCAACACTGGGGGCCACCCCCGACCACCGGATGGAACTGTTCACCACGCCGTCCGACGATGCAAACGCCGAAACCGTGTGGCAACAGTTCGGCCTTGCCCGTTACGCGCGGGTGGTGGCACTCAACCCGGGTGCGGCGTTTGGTGCGGCGAAGCACTGGGGAGAGGATCATTTTGCGGAACTCGCCCGCGCTCTCACGTCGCGCTTCGGGTGTGGAGCGCTCGTGCTGTGCGGCCCCGGCGAGCGCGAAATGGCACGAAAAATCGCAGAAGAGAGCCGCTCGCCGCACGTGTTCGCACTCAGCGACGCCGCACTGTCACTCGGGTTAACGAAAGCGATCGTGAAGCGCGCCGACCTGCTCGTCACCACCGACAGCGGTCCCCGACACTTCGCCGCCGCGTTTAACCGACCGGTCGTGTCGCTGTTCGGGCCGACGCACATTGAGTGGACGGAGACGTACTTCACGAAGGAAATTTATCTCCAGAAGAAGCTCGCGTGCGGCCCGTGCCAGCAGCGCGTCTGCCCCCTGGGGCACCACCGCTGTATGCGTGAATTGGCACCCACAGAAGTCTTCCGCGCAGCGGAACAACTGCTCACGCGCGTTCCCCTCGCAATGCGGGAGGTGCCGCGTGCCGCTTGA
- a CDS encoding lipopolysaccharide kinase InaA family protein, translating into MPLDTTTSPRTSIRGPQVVFAPNPDTTGTLTINPVFAELFARVGLASAAGFFELPGEVVSGHADRHVMRVEVPGAPRAFYLKRQHVVGWREKWRNSRAGFGWASRCAREAELLRQLEAAKLPAPRWAVVGTHGNRAFLLVEEIPDAVDLRRVLSDNALSRVQRSALATRLGETIAAVHAAGFSSPDLTAKHVLVNPDTLAITFLDWQSAERGASVSEPERTNALGALHASLAEPLASPTERVRVLRAYRASSLPAQQRAACVLRAAARHAKRRSIRDQLQPEGASQKQRLVWLAGEAVCAIPEIAAEWPKPAVAPPFYCPGANDAIALRVLGYDATLVRGYTSAPVGRFRAWARAAPWRAPGVTIGRVLFHLQRYGVPGPRLLAFGQRLTSAIGAEWFALYESPPGMPLQKWRYTASFAARRAALDRVADCLAKLHAAGCVLTDPQAAFSVHDGAACVTDPRAVRIVRRVRTSARRRDLRDAARLLGVE; encoded by the coding sequence GTGCCGCTTGACACGACGACCTCCCCGAGAACGAGCATCCGCGGCCCGCAAGTCGTGTTCGCGCCGAATCCCGACACCACCGGCACACTCACCATCAACCCCGTGTTCGCCGAGCTGTTCGCGCGCGTCGGGTTAGCATCTGCAGCCGGATTTTTCGAGTTGCCCGGCGAGGTGGTGAGCGGGCACGCCGACCGACACGTGATGCGCGTGGAAGTGCCGGGGGCACCCCGCGCATTTTATCTCAAACGACAGCACGTGGTGGGCTGGCGCGAGAAATGGCGGAACAGTCGCGCCGGGTTCGGATGGGCGTCTCGTTGCGCGCGCGAAGCCGAGCTACTGAGACAACTCGAAGCCGCAAAGTTACCCGCGCCGCGGTGGGCCGTGGTGGGCACGCACGGCAACCGCGCGTTCCTGCTGGTGGAAGAAATCCCGGACGCGGTCGACCTCCGACGAGTGCTGAGTGACAACGCGCTCTCGCGTGTCCAACGAAGCGCTCTGGCCACACGGCTCGGCGAAACAATCGCCGCGGTTCACGCGGCCGGGTTCAGTTCGCCGGACCTCACCGCGAAGCATGTCCTTGTGAACCCGGACACGCTCGCGATTACATTCCTCGACTGGCAATCCGCAGAGCGCGGCGCATCGGTAAGCGAACCTGAGCGAACCAATGCGCTGGGCGCGCTGCACGCTTCACTTGCCGAGCCGCTCGCTTCACCTACTGAACGGGTTCGCGTGTTGCGAGCGTATCGCGCATCATCTTTACCCGCTCAGCAAAGGGCCGCGTGCGTCCTCCGCGCCGCAGCTCGGCACGCGAAGCGCCGATCCATTCGCGATCAGCTCCAACCCGAAGGTGCCTCGCAGAAACAGCGACTCGTGTGGCTCGCGGGCGAAGCGGTGTGCGCCATCCCGGAAATTGCTGCGGAATGGCCCAAGCCCGCGGTCGCCCCGCCATTCTACTGCCCCGGCGCGAACGACGCGATCGCTCTCCGTGTACTGGGGTACGACGCGACGCTCGTGCGCGGCTACACGTCAGCACCTGTCGGCCGCTTCCGCGCGTGGGCACGTGCCGCCCCGTGGCGCGCGCCCGGTGTTACGATCGGCCGCGTGCTGTTCCACCTTCAGCGGTACGGCGTGCCCGGTCCGCGTTTGCTCGCCTTTGGTCAACGGCTCACGAGTGCGATCGGCGCCGAGTGGTTCGCGCTGTACGAAAGTCCGCCCGGAATGCCCTTGCAGAAATGGCGGTACACGGCATCTTTCGCCGCACGCCGGGCGGCCCTTGATCGTGTCGCCGACTGTCTAGCCAAGTTGCACGCCGCCGGGTGCGTGCTGACTGACCCGCAAGCCGCGTTTTCGGTTCATGACGGCGCCGCGTGCGTGACGGATCCGCGTGCGGTGCGAATCGTGCGCCGCGTGCGCACTTCGGCCCGAAGGCGCGATCTCCGCGACGCGGCCCGATTGTTAGGAGTGGAATGA
- the rfaE2 gene encoding D-glycero-beta-D-manno-heptose 1-phosphate adenylyltransferase produces the protein MTDLTELVQNLGAPRVLVVGDVMLDRYVWGNAERISQEAPVILLRADKREERLGGASSVATMLQALGARTSVIGAVGTDGDGFHARRILTDLGIDADGVVADPDRPTTVKERYIGRAQAKHPQQMIRVDYESREPVSDAVERRLADTLVAKIREADIVLVSDYDKGVCTPGLLRVAIEVAKARGIRVIADPTRGGDYAKYRGCSSMTPNRLEAGLATNRNIRTHAEALTAAAQLRDTLSLEAGIVTLDKDGMALAHTDGRSAIFPTRPRQVYDITGAGDMVMATLGLALAAGADYEPAIRLANIAGGLEVEKIGVATVTRDEILADLLHAPFRVAERVPGAAKVAALPQLLTELDSRRRNGQKIAFTNGCFDVLHAGHVQYLAEARRQADCLVVALNSDTSVKQLKGPARPLNPEVARALVLAGLQDVDFVTIFSDKTPISVIEAIRPDVLVKGADYHKSDVVGADFVESYGGRVHLADLRAGFSTTNLIERMKAA, from the coding sequence ATGACCGACCTGACCGAACTCGTGCAGAACCTCGGCGCCCCCCGCGTTCTCGTCGTGGGCGACGTGATGCTCGACCGCTACGTGTGGGGCAACGCCGAGCGGATCAGCCAAGAAGCTCCCGTCATCCTGCTCCGCGCCGACAAGCGCGAAGAGCGCCTCGGTGGTGCGAGCAGCGTCGCCACAATGCTTCAGGCACTCGGGGCGCGCACGAGCGTGATTGGTGCCGTTGGTACCGACGGCGACGGGTTCCACGCCCGGCGCATCCTCACCGACCTCGGGATCGACGCGGACGGCGTCGTCGCCGACCCGGACCGCCCCACGACCGTCAAAGAGCGCTACATCGGGCGCGCCCAGGCCAAGCACCCGCAGCAGATGATTCGAGTGGATTACGAGAGCCGCGAACCGGTCTCTGATGCGGTGGAACGGCGCCTCGCGGACACCCTCGTAGCCAAGATCCGCGAAGCGGACATCGTGCTCGTGAGCGACTACGACAAGGGAGTTTGCACACCGGGCTTGCTCCGCGTTGCGATCGAGGTCGCGAAAGCACGCGGCATTCGTGTGATTGCGGACCCCACGCGCGGCGGTGATTACGCGAAGTACCGCGGGTGTTCGAGCATGACGCCGAACCGCCTTGAGGCGGGCCTCGCGACCAACCGGAACATCCGCACACACGCCGAGGCCCTGACCGCCGCCGCACAGTTGCGCGACACGCTGAGCCTCGAAGCCGGAATCGTCACTCTCGACAAGGACGGCATGGCGCTCGCGCACACCGACGGGCGCAGCGCGATTTTCCCGACGCGCCCGCGCCAAGTGTACGACATCACCGGGGCCGGCGACATGGTGATGGCGACACTCGGCCTCGCACTCGCGGCCGGTGCCGACTACGAGCCGGCGATTCGCCTCGCGAACATCGCGGGGGGGCTCGAAGTCGAGAAGATCGGCGTCGCCACCGTCACGCGCGACGAGATCCTCGCCGACCTGCTCCACGCTCCGTTCCGAGTCGCGGAGCGCGTCCCCGGTGCCGCAAAGGTTGCGGCCCTTCCGCAACTCCTCACCGAGCTCGACTCCCGGCGCCGGAACGGGCAGAAGATCGCGTTCACCAACGGGTGCTTCGACGTGCTCCACGCGGGGCACGTACAGTACCTCGCGGAAGCGCGGCGGCAAGCGGATTGTCTCGTCGTAGCGCTTAACAGTGACACGAGCGTGAAGCAGCTCAAGGGACCGGCGCGCCCGCTCAACCCGGAAGTCGCCCGAGCGCTTGTGCTCGCGGGGCTTCAGGACGTGGATTTCGTGACCATCTTCAGCGACAAGACGCCGATCTCGGTTATCGAGGCCATCCGTCCGGACGTGCTGGTGAAGGGCGCGGACTACCACAAATCGGATGTAGTTGGTGCGGACTTCGTGGAGAGCTACGGCGGGCGCGTCCACCTGGCCGACCTCCGCGCCGGGTTCTCCACAACGAACCTCATCGAGCGCATGAAAGCGGCGTAG